The window tgaaaaaatattataatcttgtgaaaaaaatattataactttttTATGTAAACTTTTTTATGTAACCCTTCGTTTATTACTCTCGTCCCTCGTCCTCTATCACTTGTCGACCCCTTCTTTTTTATTTGCGATTGTCCACCTTCCCCCTTCGCGTGTGATTGAATTGGCATGACTAACTCTCTGATCAACGCACAAGCTAGTAACTCATCTTATCAACATCATCAACGATAAAGATGATCTAAGGATAAAATCATCGTTTATAAAACATATTACTGTCTAATTTTTTTGAAGATGGAACGGTTTACGAGAATTTATCAAAACttcgatatttttttaaaaattcacccaacttttatttttttacaatatTTTCGTTCTACAATATAAAAGTCAAACAGAATCTTGACACAGTCATATGGAATCCAATCCCTCCGCAACCTTCTAGTAATTGCGATGCACACACCCTGCAACTTGTCAACGTAACGCGCCCTTCCCCTTCCCCATTCTTCCAATCTTCCTCAATAATTCACATCGAAGAAATAAGAAAGCCACCGAGATAGCTCATCGGAGGTCCGTCTCTCGGATGGGGGAGgtctccgccaccgccgccgagGATGGttcctcctctccttcctccgTCGCGATCCCTCCACGACCGCCGCCGAAGAAGCTCGCGGTGCTCCCCCTGATCGCCCTCATCTTCTACAACGTCTCCGGCGGCCCCTTCGGCGTCGAAGACTCCGTCTCGGCCGGCGGCGGACCCCTCCTTTCCCTACTCGGCTTCCTCGTCTTCCCCCTTCTGTGGAGCCTACCCGAGGCCCTCGTCACCGCCGAGCTCGCCGCCAGCTTCCCGGAGAACGGCGGCTACGTGCTCTGGATCTCCTCCGCCTTCGGCTCCTTTTGGGGATTCCAGGAGGGATTCTGGAAGTGGATCAGCGGCACCATGGACAACGCTCTTTACCCCGTCCTCTTCCTCGACTACCTCCGCCAGTCCCTCCCCCTCTTCGATCACCCTGCCGTCCGTACCCTGGCCCTCCTCGTCCTCACCGCCGCCCTCACCTTCCTCAACTACCGTGGCCTCAACATCGTCGGCCTCTCCGCCGTCGCCCTCACCGCTTTCtccctctccccctttgtcgtcatgtCACTGCTCGCCATCCCTCGCATCCGCCCCCGCCGCTGGCTCGCCGTAAATCTCCAAAGAGCCAATTTCAGGGGATACTTCAACAGCATGTTCTGGAACCTCAACTACTGGGACAAGGCAAGCACCCTCGCCGGCGAGGTCGAGGACCCGAGCCGGTCTTTCCCCAGGGCGATCTTCGGGGCCGTCGTCCTCGTGATGGCTTCGTACCTGATCCCGTTGCTCGCCGGCACGGGGGCCCTAGATGTGTCCACGTCCGAGGAGTGGACAGACGGGTACTTTGCCCAGGTTGGGATGGTGATTGGGGGAGCCTGGCTCCGATGGTGGATCCAGGCGGCCGCGGCTATGTCCAACATGGGCTTGTTCGAGGCCGAGATGAGCAGCGATTCTTTCCAGTTGCTCGGGATGAGCGAGTTGGGGATGCTGCCGGCAATATTTGGAAAGAGGTTAGCATCCATCTACATGCTATGTCTAAAAGCTTTTTACTGTTAATGACTTTTGCTTGCAATTGGCTCAAAAACCTTACTGATAATATGATTCCTGAGCCAAAACCTGACTTTGAATAGGGGAACTACAGGATTTAGATAAGCTTTGGATCATTGAGAAATGCCATCCAAACTTGTATTCAATCGAAGAGATAAGACTTTACAAACTTAAACAAGTTGGAAGATCACCAAATTATTTGAATTCTTGATTAAACTTAGTTGATAAGACATTCAACCACTTCTAAGTTTTAGTGTAGTACATTCGTTGGGTTGTGTCTGAGAGCAATAAGGTTCTACTATAAGGTTGGAATAAACTCTCTAGAGGAAAAAAGAAATtctttctaaaacttgatagaCTTAAATTTTCATTGTTGTGATTGATGATTACTTGTGGCTTTTAGTTTGCACACATTCGGTGATAGCATGACAATCTCAACCGTAAATTGATACTTTTGTAGATCAAAGTATGGCACTCCGACCATTAGCATCATGTGCTCTGCAACTGGGGTCATAATATTATCATGGTTGAGCTTTCAGGAGATTATAGAGTTTCTTAATTTCTTGTACTCCCTGGGGATGCTTCTTGAGTTTGCCGCATTCATAAAACTCAGAATAAAGAAGCCGGATCTCCACAGGCCATATAGGATTCCCGTAGAAACCTTTGGCGCGGTGGTTATTTGCATACCTCCCACTTTTTTGCTTGTCCTTGTTATGTGTTTGGCTTCGATGAGGACATTTATCGTAAGTGGAAGTGTCATGCTCATCGGGTTTCTTATATATCCTGCCATAGAGCACATGAGGAATAAAAAGTGTGTTAAATTCATCAACATGCTGCCCAAGAGCTGTTCCGACACTCCTACAGTGCAAAATCAGGAAATTGTTGATGAGGCTTCTGTAAGCCTTTTGCCGTGACATTCTTGTGTCAAGAAGGAACCACAAGACTTTGAGATTAATTTCGATGGCATCTTGGAAAAGGAATGAGAGAGAACTGCACATTTGAAGCATCAGGAACTACATATACTTGATATGTTTAGGCCTGTAATGTAACAACACATTATGGTAAGCTATGTATCCTTCTCAAAATATCAGTGTGTAAAGGATGCAAAGTTTGGCAAAGCATTATAGTTCCCTCTTACATTTTGATTATACGCACTCATCGGCAATTAaatctttttatgacaaaatgTATGAACTTTTCCATTCGTGATTAAATTTCCGTAATTGACATGATGTTTTTGTTGCTATTCTTTTTTTTCTATGAGCAAGTTCTTCCATCGCAAGACATCAATTAGTACTTACCGATGCTAACAGTAAACAAATGGCAGCATATTATATCctagagtttggacgtaaattgtGAAAGAAAGGCATAATACTTAGCAGTGATAATATTAATGAGACAGGTAAAGCTGATGAAGGATTATATTTAGTACTCAGGATGTGAAC of the Musa acuminata AAA Group cultivar baxijiao chromosome BXJ3-2, Cavendish_Baxijiao_AAA, whole genome shotgun sequence genome contains:
- the LOC135632005 gene encoding probable polyamine transporter At3g19553, which gives rise to MGEVSATAAEDGSSSPSSVAIPPRPPPKKLAVLPLIALIFYNVSGGPFGVEDSVSAGGGPLLSLLGFLVFPLLWSLPEALVTAELAASFPENGGYVLWISSAFGSFWGFQEGFWKWISGTMDNALYPVLFLDYLRQSLPLFDHPAVRTLALLVLTAALTFLNYRGLNIVGLSAVALTAFSLSPFVVMSLLAIPRIRPRRWLAVNLQRANFRGYFNSMFWNLNYWDKASTLAGEVEDPSRSFPRAIFGAVVLVMASYLIPLLAGTGALDVSTSEEWTDGYFAQVGMVIGGAWLRWWIQAAAAMSNMGLFEAEMSSDSFQLLGMSELGMLPAIFGKRSKYGTPTISIMCSATGVIILSWLSFQEIIEFLNFLYSLGMLLEFAAFIKLRIKKPDLHRPYRIPVETFGAVVICIPPTFLLVLVMCLASMRTFIVSGSVMLIGFLIYPAIEHMRNKKCVKFINMLPKSCSDTPTVQNQEIVDEASVSLLP